The genomic region ACAATCAAACTTGACTCATACCAATACTGTACTTGATGAGCTTTGGAATGATTTTTCAACAACACCAGAAGTTGAAATTAGAAATCGTCTTGGTGCTTTCTTATTCTCAGGTGATGACGTTAAAAAATCTGTCAGCATGCTTTCAGGTGGCGAACGAGCTCGTCTTTTGTTAGCAAAATTGTCAATGCAAAACAACAATTTCCTTATCCTTGACGAACCAACCAACCACTTGGATATTGACAGTAAGGAAGTTCTGGAAGATGCCTTGATTGATTTTGACGGCACGCTTTTATTTGTCAGCCACGACCGTTATTTCATTAACCGTGTAGCGACAAAAGTGCTTGAAATCTCCGAAGAAGGCTCAACACTTTACCTTGGTGATTACGATTATTACCTTGAGAAAAAAGCAGAGCTGGAAGAATTAGCACGCTTGAAAGCTGAAGAAGCACAAGAAAAAACAACAGTTGTCGTTGAAAAAGCGCCAGCTAATGATTATCAAGCTCAAAAAGCCAATCAAAAAGAACTTCGTAAACTCACACGCCGAATCACTGAAATTGAAAATCAATTAGAAGAAATTGAAGCGCGAGAAGAAGAACTCAACCAAGCCATGCTTGCTACAAACGAAGCAAGTGAGTTGATTGATTTGCAAAAAGAACTCGATGAACTAACTGAACAACAGGAAAACCTCATGCTTGAATGGGAAGAACTCAGCGAAAAGGTTGAGGGTTAAAATACTAGTAATCTCGGCAGAAATGTCGGGATTTTTTGTTTTAAAAAATCAATAGCAGGCTATTGATTTTTGCCTTTAAAGTTTTATAATAGTCTTGGAAATAAAATGAAATGTTTAGCAAATCTTAAAGAGTGCCTGCTGGTTTTGAGTGGCATTTTTTGAAATTACTTTTTTATTGTTGGAGGTTACTATGAATCCTAAAAATGCTCCATACGGTTGGCTTGTTAAGCGAATCGCGCATCGTTTGGAACAAAATATGAACAATTTCTTAAAACCTTATAACATTACGATTATGCAATCTTGGGTTTTGCTGTATTTAAAAGACACCAAGGAATGCTGTACTTATAAGGAATTGGAAAAAGAATTCGAAGTGTCACAACCAACTATGGCGGGAATTATTTCGCGTTTGGAACAAAAAGAGTTGGTTACTAAGGTTCAGGATGACAAGGACAAGCGTGTCAAGAAAGTGCGCATTTCTGATAAAGGGCTTGATTTAATTGTACTTGTATGTGATCATTTGCAGGAATCCGAAGACGATATTATCAGAGGCTTTTCTGATAAAGATCAAGAAACATTTCACTCTTTGCTCGAGAGAGCTTATTATAATGTTGTAGAAAGAGGTGACGAGAATGATTAAAACCCTTTTAGCTCAAGTCAAGGAGTATAAGACGCCATCTTTACTTGCTCCTT from Streptococcus lutetiensis harbors:
- a CDS encoding MarR family winged helix-turn-helix transcriptional regulator → MNPKNAPYGWLVKRIAHRLEQNMNNFLKPYNITIMQSWVLLYLKDTKECCTYKELEKEFEVSQPTMAGIISRLEQKELVTKVQDDKDKRVKKVRISDKGLDLIVLVCDHLQESEDDIIRGFSDKDQETFHSLLERAYYNVVERGDEND